DNA from Leptospira harrisiae:
CTTACCGATTGTTTTGCGAAAATTCGGAATGGGGAAGTGTTTCTAGAAAACTTTCAAATTCCTCCCTACAAAAATGGAGGTTATGCGAACCATCCTGAAATTAGGCCTCGCAAACTCCTTTTAAAAGCAAAAGAAATCGAAAAAATTGATCGTTCCATCAAAGAGAAGGGTTTGGTTCTTGTGGCCACTCGCTGTTTCTTTAAAAACAACCGTTTGGTGAAGATTGATGTCGCTTTAGCCAAACCAAAAAAACTTTACGACAAACGTGAAGACATCCAAAAAAAGGAAGCCAAAATCGATATGGAAAGAGCCATGAAGGAACACCTACGCAAATGAAAGGACTTCCAGTGGTCACCATTGTTGGTAGACAAAATGTGGGTAAGTCCACACTATTCAACGCCATCCTCCGCGCACAAAGTGCTATCACAGAAAATACAGCTGGTGTGACAAGAGATGTGTTACAAAAGACTGTCGAAAGATCAGAATTTAAAATTCCTTTCACTTTGTCAGACACTCCTGGTCTTGATATTGAAAATATCGATGAAATCTCTAAGGAAATCATTGAGATTGCCTTTGAACATTTACGAAATTCGGATTTGATCCTTCATGTAATCGATCATAAAGATTTACGTAAGTATGATCACAGACTGATCGAACTATTTAAAAAAGATGAAATCTTAAAAGATAAGATGGTTTTAACTCTTATCAACAAAGTGGATACCGAACAAGACGAATATGATTTGGAACCATTTTACAAACTAGGGTTAAACGAACTCCTTCCTATCTCTGCCCTTGGGCGAAGGAATTTTGACCTTCTTTATCAAAAGATTAATTTTTTTCTTCCAGACAAAATCAAAATGCCGGAAGATCCGTATTGCAAAATTGCTATCATTGGAAAACCTAACTCCGGTAAGTCGTCGCTTCTGAATACCTTTCTCGGATACAAACGTGCGGTTGTGAGCGATGTGCCTGGAACCACAAGAGATTCTGTTTCCGATCAGTTCTATTTCCAAAACCAAAAATTGGAAATCATTGATACGGCCGGGATTCGCAGAAAATCCAAAACTGGGGAAAGTTTAGAGTTTTATTCTTACAAACGAACGCTCCATAGTTTGGGAGAAGCCGATGTGGTGGTCCTTCTTGTAGATGCTATGAAAGGTCTTGGCGAATTTGATAAAAAGATATTTGGAGAAATCCAGGAGCTTGGAAAACCAATGATTGTGGCTGTAAACAAATGGGATCTCGTTCCAGAAAAAGAATCCAATTCTTGGAAACACTACAAAGACCGAATGGAAGCAAAACTTTCGATTTTAAAGGAACGTCCCCTCATCTCCCTTTCTGCCAAAGAAAAGGTGCGCACACACAAACTCCTGGAGTCGGTTGTGGCTCTTTATGAAAAGTCCCAGAAAAAGCTCACCACCCGTGCCTTAAATGACTGGTTAAGCAAATGGGGGGGCAAAAATAAGGTGCAGAAGGCATCCAATCGACCTCCGAAGGTGTATTATGCCACGCAAGTGTCCCAGATTCCTTTTAAAATTTTATTCTTCGTCAATGATACGAAACTCTTTCCGTCAAATATTTTAAGCTTTTACCGAAAGAGTATAGTAGCGGAGTTCGGACTGGATGGCCTAGCGGTTGAGATCGAACTTCGGAACAGAAACGAGGGTAAGGAGGGCAAGGAATGATTCTTGCTGCAATCCTATTGAGTTACCTTTTAGGTGGCATTCCGGTCGGGTATCTTCTGGCCAAACAAGTGCGGGGGATTGACATCCGCGAACACGGCAGCCGTAACATCGGTGCCACCAATGTGGGTCGTGTGATCGGTTGGAAGTATGGAATCATTGCTCTCTTTTTAGATGCGTTGAAAGGTGCGATTCCGGTCGTTGCCGCCTCCTATATTGAATCTCCTTATTCCTTAACCACAACAGAAATTTTACTTGGATCCGTTGCCATTCTCGGGCATACATTTACACCTTTCCTTCATTTCAAAGGAGGAAAAGGAGTGGCCACAGCTCTCGGTGTGTATATGACTTTAGTTCCGATTGTAACAGTTTGTGCGGTTGTGATTTTCTTTATTGTGTATAAAATTTCTGGATTTGTTTCCCTTGGTTCCATTTTGGCAACCTTATCCATGCCCATCTGGTATTTTGGAACTACAAAGTACATTCCGGACTCAGAATACCATCCCGTCATCTTTTTTGTGTTAGTTGCTACTTTTTTCCTCATTTCCTATTCGCATAGAGAAAACATCAAACGTTTGGTGTTAGGTAAAGAACTGCGAGCTACACAAAATGCAAACTGAACGCGAATCCATACTCACAAATAAAGAAAAACTTTTTCTTCTTACCAAATTTGTAGAAGACCATCCGGAAGCAGAAATCCAGGACTTTTACAAATGGTTGTATTATGGGGAATTTGGAATGGAAGAATCTACTTTGATTATGACAGGTCGGCAATCCATTCCAGAACTACATATTGTTCTCAGTGAAATCAAAAAAGAAGAATCTGAAAATATAGAATCTGAACTCATTTGGGAACCAATGGGACTTGCCGCAAGGTTTGTCAAAGTGTATGCAACCAAATACTACCATATGGATTGTCCGGTGAAACGACTTGTCAATTTATTGGAAAGGTCTCCCGCCTTTCGGGGGGCAAGGATGAGTTTTAAATTGGATTGGAACTTACTCAAAGAAACTGTTTTAGAGTTAAGACCAGAACTGAGTCGTCGAGATTTTATTAATTTTGAGGAAAGGATCAACTTCCACCAATTGCCCGCTCTTCCCTATACAGATGGCTATGCGGAAAAAAATCCTTTTGCTTACCGAGTGGTGTCGCAAAAATTATTTTTTGATTATTTTCCTGAGTTTGAAGACAATTCTGTGTTTCATCCTTTTTCAGGAAATGAATCCATCATTGGATAAAGACTTCGTTTTAAATACCTAATTTCTTTTTTGATGGATTGGATCATGAGTTGGTTCTTTCTTACAAGTTCCAAGTCTTTATGGCGTAAAATATAAATCTCTGTTTTACGCACCATCCTTCGTAAATACGATTGTTCCCGCATCCAAATCCAAATGTCGGATTCTTGGAAAGACTGGATTTGCGTATTCTCTTCAAATTTCTTAAGTCCTTCTTCCATAAACTCCAAATCTTTTTGGATTCTATTGTATAGGTTTTCTGATCCTTGGGGATTTAAGTAGGAAGGAATTTCTTTGTGATTTTTTGTTTTTCCCTGGTTTGTTTTAGAGCGAGAAGTATCATTCGATTGCGAATTTTCAAATCCATTTTTGTTTTTGGAATTTATCTTCCAAATGGGAAGTTCCTTCCAAGGGTAATTGTGGTTTGGAATTTCATTCAAATTTTCTTTTGCTTTTTCTGGACTGAGAGACTTGATTCCGGTAATTTCTGCGCCGTCTTCATTTACATTAAATAGTTTCATCTCGGTCACAGTGGTTGCTGACTCTTCAAACCAGTGTCTATACAAATCCAAAACATAATCGGTAAGAACGGATCCTTCGTTACCAGCCCTTGGTACAAACCTGGTTTCTCTTTTGCGAATGATGACTTCGTTGATTCGTTCTAAACTATTCTTCCGGTTGATTAGGGTGAGCCATTTTTCATTGTGATGGGTTCCCGTGGAATGGATTTCCCTTCCCGAATACGCCAAGTCTTGGCCAAGAAAATAAACAGAGGTAAAACCCATATACCTAAGCATATCAAAGGCTGTGGTTGCCACTGATCCCCCCGATTGGATATCTCCTACTTCATGAAATACCTGTTCGGCGAGTTCTCCTCCTGCTGTGACTTCCCTGACAAGTGAACCTTCCGCATCTACTTGGTATTTTGCTGTGACAGAATGCACCACTGATTGAAACATCGGTTCCCTAAGGAGTGTGGGAGAACTTACCAAATCTGCAAAAAGAGGAATCTGAGTCAGAGACTCTCCCATAAAATGAAAAAAGGAATTGGTTTGGGCATCCAGTGTGACAACACCATCCGCTTCAATCCCCGCTTTGATCAGGACTTTTAGCGAAGTATCGCATGACAAAACAAAAACTTTGTCTCTTACTGACTGTAGCCAAGAAAGATTTTTTCTTAGGCTTGGACCCGCTGACACGAGTACGGCGGTTAGTCCTTTGAATTTTTCCCTTAAAGAAGAGATGGGATAACGAATAGGTGTTTCTTTTCCTACATGGACTAAATTCCAAATGGAGTTTTTAATCCATAACCTTTCAAATTCAAACTTGGTGAGTAGGTCACTCATCTTTGCTGAAAATACAGTTTGGGTTTTTTCTTCTAATTCACGAAAGACCAAGTTTCGATTTGTGTCGGTTGGGTTACGAATGACTTTTAGTCCACTCACTCGTTCAATCGGTAGGGACTCTAGATAGTTAAAAAATAAGGGAAAAAATGCATCTCCAGAAAACAAATGCCTACCGGGTATCTTTAAAACCGGGATTAAAATTTTGTCCCAGATAACAGGGATTAGTGTTTCATCATCTCCAATTAGAATGAAAATCTGGCCTGGTGCCAAAGTTTCACTGATCTTTTGGATGAGGTGGGGATTTCCAAGTCCAAACAAAATGACAATATCCGTTGAACGTAAGGAGTAAGTATCTAAAAGTCGAATGGCTTGTGTTAGGGGAGAGAAGGAAGAAGAGAGTGGTTCCCCGTTTAATGAGACATAATATTCCCCTGGTTTCTTCGCAGAACCCAATTCCCAATGGAGATCGGATGCGAAGTTCCTGAAATAATTTTGTAAGTACGGCTTTCTTTCAAAAATTTCACTGGAAATGGGATCGATAATTTGGGACATAATACTATCTAAGGTTTTTTCTTATGTCTCCCAAGTGGTGTCAACCGGGAAACAGGGAAATCGAACGGCGAAACATATATGCATTTAAAGAGCCTAAGTATTGTTGGATTCAAAACGTTTGCGGATGAAACAGAGATCAATTTTGATCCCGGGTTTACTGCTGTCGTCGGACCGAATGGTTCGGGGAAATCAAATATCGTCGATTCAGTCAAATGGGTCTTTGGAGAAAAAAGCGCCAAGGGACTTCGAGGCGAAAAGATGGATGATGTCATCTTCCACGGAACAGAGAGTAGGCGAGCTGCCGGTTTTGCCGAAGTTTCTATTCTTTTTGATAACGATGACCATTTTTTCAACATAGATTATCCATCGGTAAAAATCACTCGTCGTTTGTATCCTGATGGAGAAAACGAATATTATCTCAATGATATCAGAACTACAAGAAAGGATATCGAAAAAACACTCCTCGATACAGGAATTGGTAAATCCAGTTATAGCATTTTAGAACAAGGACGAGTGGATCAAATTCTCAATTCCAAACCGGAAGAAAGAAGGGCCATCTTTGAAGAAGCAGCGGGAGTTTCGCGGTTCAAACTGGATCGGAAAGAAGCTACAAAGAAGTTGGATGATACCAACCAAAACCTTCTTCGTATCCAAGACATTATGAACTCTATGGTGAAAGACCTAGAAGTCAAAGAAAAACAATCAGAAAAGGCAGAACAGTATTTCAAACTCAAATCTGATTTGGATGAGTCCGACAAAAACCTAAGGTTTTTAAAGTTACGAGACTTCAAACGTCGGATGAAAAAGTCAGATGAAGATCTGCTTGAGATCCGCGAAAAAAATAAATCAATTTTATCTCTCATCCAAAACGAAACCAATTTGATTTCTGAAAAAGAAACCACGAAAGAGGCCAAAGAAAGAGAGATTGCAGAAATTGATAAAAAGTTATTTGATCATCTTTCCAAAAGCCAAATCCAAAAAGAAAAAATAGCTAAAAACAAAACCTTTATCTTGGAGTATGAACTTCGGATTGGGGAAATCCTTTCAGCTTTAGAAACGGAAAACCAGGCCACAATCAGACTCGAAGTGGAAAAACGTGCGATAGAACTGGAAAACGAACGCCAAAGAGAAATCCAATCCACTCTGCAAGAAGAGATCCAAAGTTTGGAATCAAAACGAGTATCCTTAGAGCTTTCCATCAAAGAAGAAGAAAAGTCCATTGAAGAAAAGGAAGGTAGGATTGGCGAAAATGAAAAACGCCATATCATCCTTCGGGAAAAACAAAAAACAGTCATACTCGAACTAATCCAAGAGTTAGAAAACAAAAAAAGGGAATCAAGAGAAGGGGAAGAAATTCGTAATGCTGACAAAGCAGACCTTCTTTCTGATTTAAATTTGTATCAAAACAAATTAGAATCTGCCCTTAAAAATTTAGAATCATCAATGGTAAATGACGGAATTTCCAACCTAAAAGAAATTCAACTCAGTCGTTACTCAGAAAAACTCACATCCTTTTTGAAAAGAGAAGATGATTTTAGAAATTTACTTTTTGATAAAGACGGAATCCTATCTAAAAAAGAATCCATAGACCAAGAAATCGAAGACCTAATTTTAGAAAACGAAAACCTAACACGGGGAATTCGAGACAACCAAAGTAATATCATTTTGCATAGAAGCCATTGGGAAGAAACAAGAACTCATATTGTGGAACTCGAGAAAAAACTTCTGGAATCCAATTCTCGTTTGGAAAACCAACAAAAGGAAATTGCAGTCCTAGATGAAAGGATTGGTGAAATTGAAAAACGAATTTTAGGGGCAAAAGAACAAGAGTCTGTCATTCGTGAGAAAAAAGATAGTTTGGAAAAGGAAGTTGAGGTTCTAGAAAAAGAAATCGAAGAATCTTACCAAGAATTTCTTTCCATGAGTCGAATTTTGGAATCTGAAAAAGAAACCCTGCAGTCACTTGTGGAAGAAATTTCCGGAATTAAATCCAATATCACAAAAAACCAAGAAGTATTTCAAAACCTTCTCCCTTTACTTTCAGAAAAAGAAAGAACTAGTTCCGCACTCAAAGTTCAAATTGATTCTCTTGTGGAAGAGTTGTACAATGATTACTCTCTTACCGATTCTGAATTGGAAACAGAACGTGGGGGACTGGAACTTGACCAAAAGGCTGAAGAAAGAAGATTACGTTCTGCTAAATCCGAAATCCAACTTCTTGGTTCCATCAATCCACTGGCGATTGAAGAATATCGAAATATCAAAGAAATCTACGAACACAACCTAAAACAAAAGGTTGATATCGAAAGTTCCAAAAAAGACATCGAAGAAGTTTTGAAACGAATCAACGAAGAGTCCGAAAAACTTTTCCAAGAAACGTTTGAAAAAATCAAACAGAACTTCCAAGAAACTTTCTCAACACTTTTTAATGGGGGAAGGGCCACACTGGAACTTACGGAAAAAGAAGATTCTCTCAATTCCGGAGTGGAGATCATGGCAGAACCTCCCGGAAAACATGTGCAGAACTTACGATTGTTATCTGGGGGAGAGAAGTCTCTTACCGCAATTGCGCTTCTATTTGCTATCTACATGGTCAAACCAAGTCCATTCTGTTTCTTAGATGAGATTGATGCGGCTCTGGATGAAGCAAATAAACTTAGATTTTGCCAGATTCTTGACCGGTTCAAAGACAAAACACAATTCATTGTAGTTTCGCATGCCCAGTCCACGATCTCAAGGGCCAATGCCATCTTTGGAGTCACAAACGAAGAACCAGGAATCTCTAAGATCCTTTCTCTTCGATTGGATGAAGCCAAATCACTCTCCAAACAAATCACACAAAAAACCGGAACTGACAACTAAGTCGGCGCCGGTCCCTGTTGTACGTTAAAAAACTAAGGCTACATTTGGTAGTCTTAGTTTTTTGTTATTATGCTAGAGGTCTTTTGTTATTTGTTGGCTTGCATTTCTTTCATGATGCAAGAAGAGAAAGCTTTGCAAGAATCACCACCAGTGAGACAGCCCGCAATTTTGTTATAGTATTTGGGACGGTTGCAATTGAATTCGCAGCCACGTTTGAGTGTTGATTTTTGCTCTTCAGAAGCGTTGGGATTCACTTGCACTGTACAGCTATAAAACTTATCGCAGGCCTCTTTACATTTAGGAAAGTCAGCTGCTTGGATGGAACCAGTAAATAATACCAGAACCAGAATTGAAAACAAACGGTTTGTTTTTTTCATACCTTGTCCTCTCGATCTTTGGTAGCGAAGACGGGAGTCGAACCCGTGACCTCAGGGTTATGAATCCTGTGCTCTAACCATCTGAGCTACCTCGCCCTATCACCTTAGATCGTTTGGTTGAACTAAATCTTTAGTTCTTTTGTCATTTTTTGAAGAGATTAAGAATGGTAAACAAAAAAAAGCCCCGGGGTTACCGGGGCCTTTTCTCTTAACAAGAGTAAGTAGTGAGGAATTCGTATGGGTGAGGGCGACCTTCCCATGGCCAAATTTCTGTTTCAAACTTGTAGTGTTGGTATGTTTGTAGAAAGTTTTCTGTAAACACATCACCTTGTTTAAAAATTTCTCTTTGAGCAAGCATCTCTTCCATTGCTTCACGAAGTGTGTGAGGCATTTGGCGGATTCCTTTTTCACGGATTTCATCCAATGAAAGTTCAAAAAGATCTTCTTCACGTGCAGGACCTGGATCGATTTTTTCAGCGACACCGGCCATACCAGCCATAAGAAGTGACGCGAACGCCAAATATGGGTTAGCTGTTGAGTCTGGGAATCGGAATTCTACACGTTTTGCTTTTTCACCGCTCACAAAAGGAATACGGCAAGAAGCAGAACGGTTCTGAGCAGAGTATGCTAAGATAGACGGAGCTTCGAATCCAGGAATGAGTCGTTTGTAAGAGTTAGTGGATGCGTTAGTGAACGCAGCACAAGCTCTTGCGTATTTCAAAACTCCACCAACGTAGTTGAATGCGAAGTCAGAAAGACCTTGGTATTTGTCTCCAGCAAAAAGGTTTTTTCCACCTTTCCAAAGAGAGATATGAACGTGCATACCGTTACCATTATCGCCAAAAAGTGGTTTTGGCATAAAAGTAGCAGTTTTTCCGTGTTTATGAGCCACCATCTTCACGATGTATTTTAGCTTTTGAACGTTGTCAGCCGCTTCAATCAAAGTTCCAAACTTAACACCAATTTCCCCTTGTGCTTGTGCCACTTCGTGATGAACCACAAATGTTTCCATTCCGATGGCTTCTAGAGTTTTTACAAATTCAGCACGGAGGTCAACTTGAGAGTCAATCGGAGCTACTGGAAAGTATCCACCTTTAGTTCCAGGACGATGTCCGGAGTTGAAGTTGATTTTTCCTGTATTGTTTGTTCCTGGAATTTCAGAGTGAGTGTTCCAGATTCCTTCGTTAGAATCTAATTCATAGTATTGGCAGTTGATTTCATCACGAACTCTTAAGCTGTCAAAAACGAAGAATTCATTTTCTGGACCGAAGTAAGCAGTGTCAGCAATTCCGGATTTGTTCATGAACTCTAATGCTTTTTTCGCAATGGAACGAGGGCATTTTTCATAGTATTGTTTTTTGTAGATGTCCCATACATCGCAAAACATAACGAGTGTTTTGTCAGCAGTGAACGGATCTAAAAAAGCCGTAGAAATTTCTGGGTGTAGCTGCATGTCAGAAGCATTGATTGGCTGCCAACGAGCAATGGAAGATCCATCAAAAGGAATTCCTTTGAATGTTTCTTCATCAACTGAATTCACATAATAAGAAACGTGATGCCACATTCCTTTGATATCCGTGAAGCGGAAGTCGTAGAAAATGACTCCATTTTTTTTGGCATACTCAACCACTTCCTTTCCGGAAGTAAATTTTGGGGTTGCGAACTGCATTTGATTCTCCTTCTTTCAGAGGTCGGTCTGATTGTTGTAATCTGATGTCCATCAAGATGCAAGATTTATACCAAGGCATTTCGACCTAAATATAAGGGTTTCGTGGAGTTTCTAAGCAATGTGAGTTAAAAGTCATGCCCAGTTTCTAAACGAATTGCATATAATGGAAACCTTACGCTTAAATTTGTAGCAAAATTGCCTCATTTAAGCTTCCGCCATTTCGAAATACTATCTCCAAACGGGGGAATTTGGTCAACGGAATCGGCTAATTTTCGAAGAGAATTCAGAAAATTTTCAGATTCCCAACAAGTTATGTTTTTTTTGTGGCAGTGACTGAAGATTCATAAAGGCTAGAATCTAGATGAGTTCTCGAAAACCGGATTATGGCCGTTACCAACATTTAGAGAGCTTCATCCACCTTTCCAAAGACGCCATCTGGTGTTACGAGTTGGACATCCCCATGCCAATTTCCCTCTCCTTAGAAGAACAGATGGAATATGTATGGAACCATAGCGTGATCCGGGAATGTAATTTGGCCATGGCGAAGTTTTATGGATACCATTCTGTCCATGAGATTGTGGGAAAGTATCTCAAGGACCTTGTGACACTAAAGAGTGTTTTTTTACTTCGAAAATTCATTGAAAACACTTACCAATTAGAAAATTACGAATACATAGTTGAATTGTCGGATGGCAACCAAAGAGTTTTTTTAATGAATTCACATGGGCAAGTGGAAGATGGACACCTCTTGCGAATTTGGGGCCAACAAATTGAAATTTCTTCCATTCGTGAGTCCGAAGTCAAACTTTCTGGACTGTTACGATTTTCCCAAATCGTGACAGAAGTTTCCAAAACCTTTGTCCATACCAAAGCTGAATTTGTATCGGATGCCATTCAGTTTGCTTTGGAAGAACTTGGAAAATACTCCCGAGCCGATCGGGTTTTTGCAGCCGAAATTTCATCAGACAAACAATTTTTATCAGTAACCCACGAATGGGTATTAGATGGCATCCCTTCTTTATTTTCGGTAGGTACAAAACTTCCCATTGCCAAAATGAATCCAGAAAGATTGGGGATTCTCGCTTCGGATGGAGTGATTCATATTGCTGATACTCAATTGATGGTAGATGAACCTTGGCATTTGGATTTGTTTAAACGTGCTGAGGTTCGATCTATCCTTGTCGTGGGATTACGAGATGAGGGGAGTGTGATCGGGATTCTCGGTATTACAACTTACGAACAAATTGGGAACTGGTCGGAAGAAACAAAACAATTGTTAGGTTTGGTCGCAGGTTTTATTTCGCAAGGTTTAGTTCGTGCTAAAAATGAAATCAAACTGATGAAAAAGGAAAAAATCTTACAAAGATTTTATTCCGATGTAAAAGAAGATTTGGCCCTTGCCAAATTAACCCAAGAAGCGTGGGTTGCCAAAGATTTTGGCGAAATTCAAAATGTAAAAATCCAATCTCGTTTTTTACCATACGATGAAATTGGTGGTGACCTGATTTTGTATGAAAGACTTAGCGAAGAATGTATCGATATTTTCTTCGGTGATATTTCTGGTCATGGAATCTCTTCTGCTTTGGTTTCAGGGATAGCAGCTGTTTCCTTTAAAAAACATTCCAAATTGGAATCCAGTCCTTCTGCGATTCTTTCTGCTATGCATTTGGAACTAAAAACCATTATTTTCAAACACCATATTTCTGCCTGTGTACTTCGTCTTTATCCCAAAGAAAGAAAGGTAGAGTTTAGTTTTGCAGGCCATCCCCCAGTTGTATTTTGGAAAGAAGATGAACGAGTGATGAAACTCGTAAAAGATGAAATGTACCCCATCCTTTTACTAGATCATTGGGAAGGGAAAACCATTTCTAAAACATTTGAGCCTGGAGATCGTTTGCTTTTATATTCTGATGGAATTTATGAATTAGAAGAAGAGACAGGTGGTTATATTGGTCTTGATGTTTTTTTACAAGAACTCTCTGAGATGATTTCTGTTTCGGATACAACCGATACTTTACTCAAAAAAATGATCGCTAATTGTCTCATAGACAAAGAACGAATCATTCATGATGACATTGCTGTTTTGTTTATGGAATTTTAATTTTCTCTGTCTGCAAGATCAAGTGCTTTGGCATCTGCTTCTGGATACTTTGTCAAATATTCCGAAACAATTTTCTTTTTCCCATCAAGCCGGTCCAAATGGTTCTCAATGATATGACCAAAATCCAATTTGCCAGTCACAATTTCATACCGTTCGGTTTCAATGGTTCCTAAGTCCAAATCAACGGGTACTTCATTTGCTTTGTCAGCATACTCTTTTGCTTTTTCCCAATAGGGGATGGCTTCTTTATAAAATGCTTCCGCCACTCCAAAACTTTCTTTGAGTTCATGTGCAAAATCTAAATTATAAAAATAAACATGTCTTTTGTCAAATTTGGAGGCAAGTCTCATGTAGGAACGCATGATTTGAATGTTGATATGCATAAACATCAAATTACGATATTTGTAGTATTCTTGTTCTGTTTTGGTTTCACACAAAGAATGTTTTGGGTGGCGGAATCGTTTCCCTAAAGCAATTTTTAACCAATAGATATTTTTTCTGATTTCATTATCGTTATAATGTTGTTTGAGATTGTACAACTCATAAAAATCTTCCAAATACTTTGGTTCCCATTTATGGAGTTTGTAAGGCACCCAATCTGAAAATTTTGTATAAGGTCCATTTTTTTCGTATTCGTAGTTGTAATCGATATCGGTTTCCCAGGCACCAAGGGAATGGGAAAACAAGGATAGAACGAGCGCAATTGAAATGACAAATCCTTGTTTCACCTTAAAAGTATCGGTAAAACGGGCAGATTCCCTAATGGGATTCTTATTTTAGAGGGAAGACTTCTGCCACCCATTGGTACCCGACACCCCGGACATTTCGGATGGATTCTTCTCCCAAAGCATCCCGAAGTCGTACAATTGCATTGTCTATGGTCCTTTCTGTAGGAAAACTTTCTTCTCCAACAATATTGTCTAAAATTTCCGAACGGCTGAAGACCTTTCTCACATCGGAAAGTAGGAGTGCGAGGAGGGCACAATCACGTTTGGAAAGTAAAACAGAAGACCCATCTGCTTGTTTTACAAGGAAGGAATCTAGGTGGATTTCCGACTCGTTCATTTTCCATTTTTGTCCGAAGTGTGGGCGAGTTTGGGCAACCACTCGTTCCAGTCGGATCAGAAATTCTTTTAAGTGGAAGGGTTTGGGAATGAATTCAGCGGCCCCAAGTTCAAATCCACGAAGTCTTTCTTGGGCACCTGCTTGTGCAGTGAGAAATAAA
Protein-coding regions in this window:
- the glnA gene encoding type I glutamate--ammonia ligase gives rise to the protein MQFATPKFTSGKEVVEYAKKNGVIFYDFRFTDIKGMWHHVSYYVNSVDEETFKGIPFDGSSIARWQPINASDMQLHPEISTAFLDPFTADKTLVMFCDVWDIYKKQYYEKCPRSIAKKALEFMNKSGIADTAYFGPENEFFVFDSLRVRDEINCQYYELDSNEGIWNTHSEIPGTNNTGKINFNSGHRPGTKGGYFPVAPIDSQVDLRAEFVKTLEAIGMETFVVHHEVAQAQGEIGVKFGTLIEAADNVQKLKYIVKMVAHKHGKTATFMPKPLFGDNGNGMHVHISLWKGGKNLFAGDKYQGLSDFAFNYVGGVLKYARACAAFTNASTNSYKRLIPGFEAPSILAYSAQNRSASCRIPFVSGEKAKRVEFRFPDSTANPYLAFASLLMAGMAGVAEKIDPGPAREEDLFELSLDEIREKGIRQMPHTLREAMEEMLAQREIFKQGDVFTENFLQTYQHYKFETEIWPWEGRPHPYEFLTTYSC
- a CDS encoding PP2C family protein-serine/threonine phosphatase, yielding MSSRKPDYGRYQHLESFIHLSKDAIWCYELDIPMPISLSLEEQMEYVWNHSVIRECNLAMAKFYGYHSVHEIVGKYLKDLVTLKSVFLLRKFIENTYQLENYEYIVELSDGNQRVFLMNSHGQVEDGHLLRIWGQQIEISSIRESEVKLSGLLRFSQIVTEVSKTFVHTKAEFVSDAIQFALEELGKYSRADRVFAAEISSDKQFLSVTHEWVLDGIPSLFSVGTKLPIAKMNPERLGILASDGVIHIADTQLMVDEPWHLDLFKRAEVRSILVVGLRDEGSVIGILGITTYEQIGNWSEETKQLLGLVAGFISQGLVRAKNEIKLMKKEKILQRFYSDVKEDLALAKLTQEAWVAKDFGEIQNVKIQSRFLPYDEIGGDLILYERLSEECIDIFFGDISGHGISSALVSGIAAVSFKKHSKLESSPSAILSAMHLELKTIIFKHHISACVLRLYPKERKVEFSFAGHPPVVFWKEDERVMKLVKDEMYPILLLDHWEGKTISKTFEPGDRLLLYSDGIYELEEETGGYIGLDVFLQELSEMISVSDTTDTLLKKMIANCLIDKERIIHDDIAVLFMEF
- a CDS encoding response regulator transcription factor, which produces MKPRILLVEDDEGLGETLKERLEQDRYRVKWAKTAQEAETLFSPNQFDLVVLDLRLPDGNGFQLAEMFLSKEKDIPFLFLTAQAGAQERLRGFELGAAEFIPKPFHLKEFLIRLERVVAQTRPHFGQKWKMNESEIHLDSFLVKQADGSSVLLSKRDCALLALLLSDVRKVFSRSEILDNIVGEESFPTERTIDNAIVRLRDALGEESIRNVRGVGYQWVAEVFPLK